CGTTCAATGATTTGATTTTTCGACCAAGATCATTGTGTAGCCTGCGGTGCGCCGCCGCGAGTGCATAAGAAATGTACGAATCAACAGTTTTTACAGGCGTTTTCATTCAGGCACCGAAGGTAAAGCGGCAAATGGATTGACGGGCGTTGAAGCGAGTAACACCATCAGTCCGCTAAAACCAGTCAAGATGTAACCGACGTCGAAAATGCATAAGGCAGAATGATGAGCTTGGCACCTCAAACACCATGGATCAAATCATCGACCGCTTTTTCGCGCACCGCAAGCCAAGCGTCGCACGGCAAAAAAAAGTCGCAACTCCCCTACCGCGTCGCCGTGATGATTCCGATGTGCGGTGCCGCTGGTATGTGGGCTCCCTCCTGCATCGCCAGTGCCGAGGCGGCAGTGAAGGAACTCAACGCTCAATCGGGTATTGATCACCGCCCGGTCGAAATGATCGTCGTTGATGCTGCAATAGAAGCAGAACGCCCGTGCGCGATCGTGATTGACGATTTGATCCAGACTCAGATGATTGATGCCATTGTTGGCATGCACATCAGCGCGGTAAGGCAGATGATTGCCCGGGTGTTGCGCGGCAGGATTCCGTTTGTCTACACGCCCCTTTATGAAGGTGGTGAGGCTTCTCCCGGAGTTTTTACCATTGGCGACACGCCCGCCCGACAGCTTGGGCCCGCGATCCGGTACATGTCCCATCGCTTCAAGCTGAAAAAATGGGCGTTGATTGGAAATGACTATATCTGGCCCCGCGCGTCACATGCATACGCCAAGCGGTATTTGCAGCATCACCACCATGAATTGGTTTTTGAAAGATACCTGCCCTTCAGTTCACCTGAAATGGCCAGAGCGGTCGAGGCTTTGGGCAAATCGGGCGCAGATGGCGTTTTGATTTCATTGATTGGGCAGGATGCCGTCGAATTCAATCGGATCTTTGGCGCAATGGACCTGCACCGTAAAATGTTCCGTTTGTCCTGCATCGTCGAAGAAAATGGGCTGCTGGCCAGCGGCGCGCACAACCTTGATCGACTGTTTTCTTCCGCTTCCTATTTTGCCGCGCTGAACACAGAGGAGAACGCACAATTCCGCGAAACATACCACAACCTGCACCAACACCGCGCCCCAATGCTCAATGCGCTTGGCCAATCCACCTATGAAGGGTTCCATTTCCTGGCCTCAATGGTGGCGCACAGAGGCGAACCCTGGGGGCTGCCCGGAGCCGCGACATCGCCACCGATCCGTTACAAGAGCGCGCGTCATGGGGTTTACAGGTCGAACGCGGGTAATGGGTCATCGGTATATCTTGCGCGTGCCAATGGGTTTGTTTTTGACGATTTTCAGCACTTGTCATAGCTGCGGTCTTTGGACGCGACGCGTGATCGACATACTATGATGCGATGGGCCTCAAGGATCTTTCAGCTTGGTTCGATCTGGCGGCACGACGAAATCTACCTGGCATGAATACTGAACCAAACCGATTGCCACCGACACGCTGACCACAGCAATCCCAGCATAGGTTTCTTCTCTACAGCCCGCCTCCCCGATGACAGCTCAAAGGTTTCTGCCATCCGCAACACACAAATCTCCAACACGAAATTCTTGCCCAGATCAGTGTCTGCAAGTGTTCTTTACAACCCCAGTCGCGGGTCACGCGTCACAAAAAGCGCGGCGATGATCACCGAAAAAGATAGGAGCATTATGGTTTGCTTAAGGCCCACGGCGGCTGCACATTCCAAAGCTTTTGCAAGCGCATTGCCCCGGCCATGTCTACAGCTTCGTATCTTTCCTCGGGCACCATGCGCAGCCCTTCGATTGTTTGCCGGATCAGCAGCACCATTGCGAAAATCAGGGGCGAACAGATCACCATAATTTCCAAAGTGCCAAACAGCATGAGCGCTGGGATAAGGCAAACAATACGGGGAAACGCCTGTGCCGTATCGCAGTTCAAAGGCACCCGCTGGATCACTTCTCTGTCCGCACCGCGAGGATGCGATGGGCATCATAATCATGGCCGCGATTGTGACTACGCAAATGACCGAGTCGAAAGTTACCTTCGCCCGGCCACACCGGCCTGACAGCGCACAGAGGCAAAAAATACCACCGGATGGATGTTTACTTTGCGTCCCGCCAGCGTCAGAGAAAAAGCCGCAATCAGCAAAATGAAAGCCGGCGTTGGAATGGGCAGCGGGGAATCTCGAAATGGGATCAGCACTCGCACGTTAAGGAAAGCACTTAAGAATCCTGGTGCAGATTTAACCCATTAGATGCTAAGAAAATTCTTGATTAGTGCGTCTAATTAATGGCCTTGGGTGAAGTCCTGCCCACACACGTCTTCTGCAAAAATCGGTGCCATCAACGAGGCCAACCTGATTCCTACAAAAAACGCGATGCCCAACAGCACCATGCGATGACGTTGCCAAAATGGCGTGCCGCGCCCAAAATGTTCGGGCTGTTATAACCCACATTCTTTTGACATACGGTCCGGCATTGCCGCCAGCAACACGATGGTCAAGCCAATCTCCAAGGAACGGCCCAGCTTGAAGCTTCCCATCATCTCCAGTAGATGCGCGCCTAGCCCCGGCATGCCAATAGAGGCGGTCAAGACAGAGGCGACGCGCAACAGGAGGGTCGCGATTTGACTGTTGCTCCAGACCCGCGGCGCGGCCGGAAGTGAAGTCGCCTCGACGTCCACCCTTCTGTCCCGAGCAAAATATCCAGAGCTTCTTTGCGCTGCATGACACCGATGAGAACATCGCCTTGTTTGCCCGGAATCATTTCGCGCGCATCCTTGACCAACATGCGTGCAATGTCATGCACGGTTGCGCCGGCGTCTGTCGCCTCCCCCTCGCTCACGGCACCTGCTTGGGCCAGAACACCTGCATGCACCAAACGCGGCTTGTCGTTGCCTTCGGTGAATTTTCGCACCTTTTCAGTGGCGGGGTGCAAAAAGATCTGGTCTGGCGTGTTGAATTACTCGACCGCACTGTCCTTCATGATCGCAAAACAATCTGCCAGCCTCAGCGCTCCGTCCAAAAAAAGGTGATGAACACACCGGTCTTGTTGAGCGTCTTTCGAAGGCGCAGGAATTCATCCTGCGTTTCTCTGCGGACAAGCGGGTCCCGCGCGCTGAAAGGTTCGTCCATAAACCAGATGTCCGGCTCGATTCCGAGTCTGCGCGCGAGGCCCACGCACTACTGTTGCTCCTCGGACAGTTCACTCGGGAAAAAATCCTCGCGCCCCTCAAGTCCCGCCAGCTAGACCACCTCAAGCGCGTTCGCGCCGCGTGCCTTTGTCCTGCCCCCCCCCACCTCCAGCAGCAAGACCAGGTTTTCAGAACCGTTTAATGCACCAGCTTTCCGAAAGACTGGAACACCATGCCCACTTTGAAGCGGCGCACCGCAATCAGGTCCATTTCGGACAGGGACATGATCTTGTGCCCCCACAGTAACTGTCCCACCGGTAATGTCATGCAGGCGTGAAAAGCCGCGCACAATGTGGATTCGCCGGACCCGAACAACCCCATGATCACCAGCATTTCGCCCTTGTGGACATCAATGGAGACGTGCTTAACGCTCGCGATTTAGCCCGCTGCAGGGATGTCGCAAAACGCGTGCCCACAGGGATGGCGCTCATGAACTCCTGGACCCTTGCCAAAATTTTCCATACATTTTCGAAGATATGACCGGCGTGTCGACTGGCACAATGCGCCTTGCATTGGAATTCCCCGTCCAGCAAGACCAGACAAGGTGTGAATATCGTGTTTGAAGCGACTTAGTTCAGCTAATCACCCCAAACGCCTTCATTGGCTTCCAGCCAGACTTCGTCAGCTTCTTCGGGTTCCATCTCTTCGAAGTCCACCAGTTCGGCCATTTCAGCGATCTCAAGATTGGTAAAGCTGATCCTCTCCAAAATGTCATGGGCGCTTGGCTAATTCTTTTCAATGCCTGCCTAAAGCGCTTTCTTCAAATACCCACTGCCAGAGTTGCCACGGGTATTTTGCGGGTCCGGATTTGGATCCACGGAAGGACGTTTGTCTCAACCCGCAACCCACTCAGGGAAATCAAAAATTCTCCTGGCCAGGCCGCTTCGGTAAAATTTTGTGTCCAGTCCAACACAGCAATCGGCCGCTTGTGTGCCTCTGTAGCACCAGTTTCCGCCCAAAGTGCAGCAGCAGATTCCGCGTCCACCACAATGAATTCTATCTTCAACGCCTCGATCCGCTCCTGACGGTTTTTAACCCGTCAACCGGCCTGTCCCGATACCTGCCGTTGTCACAGGTTTCTGCCGTCAAATATTGCAGCGCATCCGTTCAACGCCTTCCAATCCGACAATCCCGGACAAGCCGCTTTGGCTCCACATCGGATACCAACCGTCTTCGCGGGGCTTTGCCTCATGATCGGCGATTTCCATAATACCGCCATTTTTTTTGCACCACACCGAAAGGCGCTCCAAAGGCGCTTTCCCAGACTTCCACCACAAGGATTACACACCCCACACGCGAGGGTTCCTAAACGACCTGCTTATTCGTTGTTACGTATTCAAAACAGTTTTCGTTCTGCTCATACAATTGCCCAGCGATCTTAGAAATCAAAATTTGGCTGGAATAATTGCGCACCGGCAAAAAAAATCTGAAACACTGCTATCTGCGGTAAATCCATCAAGAGGCGTCGAGGCTAAAACACCCGCTATCAACGCCGTCACTAGATTTTTCGTTCCGGAGCCTCCTTTTTTTCTATTCCCGTTTGAGGTGTTAATGCGCTTTACCTTGTGATCCATCTTGTTTTAGCCCAAGCGTCGCTTTGTCGCGAATGTCACGCGTCACTGCTACAGAATTTCTCTGTCAATCAGTTTGTCTTACTACCATCACTCAAAGTTTCACCACAATCCCGACAAGCGATGTCGCAAATGCATAGTCCGACGTCCAATTTCAAGCTGTTTTCTGCCTCGCCTCGCGGCATTCTGGTCCAAAGGAGTTTGCGCGCATGCGTTATTCGGGTTTCAAAGTCATCAAAGAGGCGCTGACCGGGCATAAGGGTTGGAAACCCGCCTGGCGTGATCCAGAACCGCAAACCCATTATGACATCGTCATTATTGGCGGCGGCGGTCACGGGTTGGCGACGGCATATTACCTGGCAAAGGAATTCAAGCAAAAGCGCATTGCCGTTCTCGAAAAAGGCTGGATCGGGGGCGGCAATGTCGGGCGTAACACTACTATCATCCGCTCGAACTACCTTTTGGACGGCAATCAGCCGTTTTACGAATTCTCCCTGAAACTCTGGGAAGGGTTGGAGCAGGATTTCAATTACAACGCGATGATTTCGCAACGTGGTATTTTGAACCTGATCCATTCTGACGCACAACGTGATGCCTTCATTCGCCGTGGGAATGCGATGATCCTGAACGGGGCGGATGCAGAATTGCTCTCAACCGAACAGATCAAGGCGCGCTATCCGTTTTTAAACACAAAGGATGCACGGTTTCCGATCAAGGGTGGATTGGCGCAGCATCGCGGGGGAACCGTGCGCCATGACGCGGTGGCCTGGGGCTATGCGCGCGGTGCGGACAGCCACGGCGTGGATATTATCCAGAACTGCGAAGTTACCGGGTTTCGGATCGAAAATGGTACCTGCTCCGGGGTCGAAACATCGCGTGGTTTCATCGGCGCATCCAAGATTGGATGCGCTGTAGCGGGATCTTCCAGCCGCCTGATGTCGCATGCAAATATGCGCCTGCCTATGGAGAGTCAGGTGCTACAGGCCTTTGTCACTGAAGGATTAAAACCGGTGCTGCCGGGGGTCGTGACATTTGGGGCAGGCCATTTCTATGTTAGCCAGTCCGACAAAGGCGGGTTGGTTTTTGGCGGCGACCTGGATGGTTACAACTCCTATGCCCAACGCGGCAATCTGCCCGTGGTCGAAGACGTCTGCGAAGGCGGCATGGCGATCTTCCCGGCATTGGGGCGTGCGCGCCTGCTGCGCATGTGGGGCGGTATCATGGACATGTCGATGGATGGCTCGCCGATCATCGACCGGACCCATATCGACGGTCTCTATTTCAACGGCGGCTGGTGTTATGGCGGTTTCAAGGCAACCCCGGCGAGCGGCTTTTGTTTCGCCCATTTGCTGGCCAGGGACGCGCCCCATCCCACCGCCACGGCGTTCCGGTTTGATCGGTTCGAAAAGGGTCTCATGATAGACGAAAAAGGCGTGGGCAATCAGCCCAATCTGCATTGAGCGCACTGGAAAAACGAAATGATTATTGACCACCCCCTGCTCGGCCCGCGCGATGCCGCTGAATTCACCTATATGGGGGACGCGAAACTGATCGACCGCCCGGATTGGAAATCGGGCACAGCGGCACGGGATTTTTACGAATATGGGTATTTGCGCGACAATCCCGCTGGATGGCATGAAGAATTGTGGTTTCATGAGGCCGGGGACCGATCATGGCTGGTTGTGACACGTAACACGCTCACTCATGAAATCTCCAAGGTTGAAATGGCGCGCGATGTCGCCCGCAAGCGGGGGCGCAGCACATGAGCCAGATCAACCGACTGCCGACTGGCGGGCAAATCACGCGCGACAAAACACATAAATTCCTGTTTGATAACAAGACATACCTCGGGCATCCTGGCGATACGCTGGCTTCGGCATTGCTGGCCAATGGTGTGCGCCTGATGGGACGCTCGTTTAAATACCATCGCCCGCGCGGTGTTCTGAGCGCAGGGTCTGAGGAGCCCAACGCGCTGGTGGAGTTGCGCGGCGGCGACAGGCAGGAACCCAACACCCGCGCCACAACGGCAGAGCTTTATGATGGGTTGTTTGCCAAAAGCCAAAACCGGCTGGGGTCGCTTCGGTTTGATCTGCTCGCGATCAACGACCGGCTGTCCAATTTCTTGACCGCTGGGTTTTACTACAAAACGTTTATGTGGCCTGCTGCGTTTTGGGAAAAGCTGTATGAACCGATCATTCGCCACGCGGCTGGATTGGGCGCGCTGTCGCTCAAGGACGATCCGGACACCTATGACAAAGGGTTCCTGCATTGTGATTTGCTGATCATCGGCGCAGGACCGGCCGGGTTGGCGGCCGCGCTGACTGCCGGTCGGGCAGGTGCAGACGTCATCCTTGCGGACGAAGATTTCCGTTTGGGCGGACGGCTGAACGGCGAAACCCATGCGCTTGGCAATCAATCGGGCGCAGACTGGGCAAACGAGACCGTTGCCGAACTCGCCAGCCTGAAAAACGTGCGATTGATGTCCAGAACGACCGTGATAGGGGCCTTTGATCATGGCATTTATGGGGCGCTGGAACGCATCAGCGACCATCTGCATGCCCCCGCGCCGGGCAAACCGCGTCAAGTCCTCTGGCGTATCTATACCCGCCAAACGATACTTGCCGCAGGCGCGACCGAGCGTCCGATTGCATTTGACAACAATGACCGGCCCGGGATCATGCTGGGGTCTGCCCTGCGCACCTATGCCAACCGGTTCGCCGTAGCCGCCGACAAACGCGTCGCGATTTTCACCAATAACGACGACGGGCATCGCACGGCCACTGATCTTCACGCGAAGGGTGTAAAAATCGCTGCCGTCGTGGATGTGCGCGCGGATGCCCCGCGCAGCATGGACTACGAAGTGCTCCACGGTGAAGTGGTCAATACGCGCGGTCGACTTGGCCTTTCGTTTGTGGACCTTAAACTCGCCGATGGATCGACGCGAATTCTGGAATGCGGCGCTTTGGGTATGTCGGGCGGGTGGAACCCCAATGTGCACATGACATGCCACCAACGGGGTCGCCCGACATGGAGCAATGACATCGCGGCCTTCGTTCCGGGCAAAGACCTGCCGCCCGGAATGATCGTGGCGGGTGCAGCAAATGGCACGCTTTCCACCTTTGGCGCGCTACAGGGTGGGGCCCAAGCGGCGCGTGATGCTTTGGGTTCAAAAACTCCTCTGCCCGATCTGCCGCAAGCCGAAGATGCGCCCGTGAACCTCAAGCCATTCTGGTATGTTGAGGGCTGTTCCCGGGCTTGGCTCGATCAGCAAAACGACGTCACGGTCAAAGACGTCCGGCTCAGCCATCAGGAAGGGTTCCGCTCGGTTGAGCATCTCAAACGCTATACCACGCTGGGCATGGCCACGGATCAGGGCAAAACGTCAAACATGGGCGGCCTTGCGATTATGGCCGAACTGGCGGGCAAGACGATCCCAGAAGTTGGTACCACCATCTTCCGCCCGCCCTACACACCCACGGCCATTGGTGCCTTTGGTGGTCGCCACCGCGGCCAGGAATTCCACCCCAAACGCCTGACCCCCAGCCATAAGTGGGCGGAGGAACAAGGCGCGGTCTTTGTCGAGGTCGGCAATTGGATGCGCGCGCAGTGGTTCCCACGCGCCGGTGAAACCACATGGCGGCAAAGCGTGGACCGCGAAGTGCTCGCCACGCGGGCCTCAGTCGGTGTATGCGACGTGACAACATTGGGCAAAGTGGACGTTCAAGGGACCGACGCGGCCGCGTTCCTGAACAAAATCTATTGTAACGGCTTTGCAAACCTTGCTGTCGGCAAGACCCGCTATGGTCTGATGCTGCGTGAAGACGGCATTGCGATGGATGATGGCACCGCCGCCCGTCTGGCCGAGGATCATTTCGTCGTCACGACCACCACAGCCAACGCCCTGCCCGTCTACCGTCACATGGAATTTGTGCGTCAATGCCTGTTTCCGGATCTGGATGTGCAATTGATCTCAACGACCGAAGCCTGGGCGCAATATGCCGTATCCGGACCAAACAGTCGCCGGGTTCTCAGCAAGCTCGTCGATCAAGACATGTCAAACGAGGCGTTTCCGTTCATGGCTTGTGCCAACATCACAATCTGCGGGGGCTTGCGCGCACGGCTGTTTCGCATCTCCTTCAGCGGCGAGTTGGCTTATGAAATCGCTGCGCCGACGGCCTATGGCGATGCCTTGATGCGCAGAATTATGGACGCCGGAG
This genomic interval from Paracoccaceae bacterium contains the following:
- a CDS encoding sarcosine oxidase subunit delta — its product is MIIDHPLLGPRDAAEFTYMGDAKLIDRPDWKSGTAARDFYEYGYLRDNPAGWHEELWFHEAGDRSWLVVTRNTLTHEISKVEMARDVARKRGRST
- a CDS encoding sarcosine oxidase subunit alpha family protein, yielding MSQINRLPTGGQITRDKTHKFLFDNKTYLGHPGDTLASALLANGVRLMGRSFKYHRPRGVLSAGSEEPNALVELRGGDRQEPNTRATTAELYDGLFAKSQNRLGSLRFDLLAINDRLSNFLTAGFYYKTFMWPAAFWEKLYEPIIRHAAGLGALSLKDDPDTYDKGFLHCDLLIIGAGPAGLAAALTAGRAGADVILADEDFRLGGRLNGETHALGNQSGADWANETVAELASLKNVRLMSRTTVIGAFDHGIYGALERISDHLHAPAPGKPRQVLWRIYTRQTILAAGATERPIAFDNNDRPGIMLGSALRTYANRFAVAADKRVAIFTNNDDGHRTATDLHAKGVKIAAVVDVRADAPRSMDYEVLHGEVVNTRGRLGLSFVDLKLADGSTRILECGALGMSGGWNPNVHMTCHQRGRPTWSNDIAAFVPGKDLPPGMIVAGAANGTLSTFGALQGGAQAARDALGSKTPLPDLPQAEDAPVNLKPFWYVEGCSRAWLDQQNDVTVKDVRLSHQEGFRSVEHLKRYTTLGMATDQGKTSNMGGLAIMAELAGKTIPEVGTTIFRPPYTPTAIGAFGGRHRGQEFHPKRLTPSHKWAEEQGAVFVEVGNWMRAQWFPRAGETTWRQSVDREVLATRASVGVCDVTTLGKVDVQGTDAAAFLNKIYCNGFANLAVGKTRYGLMLREDGIAMDDGTAARLAEDHFVVTTTTANALPVYRHMEFVRQCLFPDLDVQLISTTEAWAQYAVSGPNSRRVLSKLVDQDMSNEAFPFMACANITICGGLRARLFRISFSGELAYEIAAPTAYGDALMRRIMDAGAEFDITPYGTEALGVMRIEKGHAAGNELNGTTTAQNLGMGRMVSKAKDSIGSILSERTGLNAEGDLRQVGIKPVDITATVPAGAHLMGADGPVDAAHAQGYVTSACHSPNLGHAIALAFLKDGDQRFGERMRLVSPLTDVETEVEIVSAHFIDPEGERLRA
- a CDS encoding sarcosine oxidase subunit beta family protein, with amino-acid sequence MRYSGFKVIKEALTGHKGWKPAWRDPEPQTHYDIVIIGGGGHGLATAYYLAKEFKQKRIAVLEKGWIGGGNVGRNTTIIRSNYLLDGNQPFYEFSLKLWEGLEQDFNYNAMISQRGILNLIHSDAQRDAFIRRGNAMILNGADAELLSTEQIKARYPFLNTKDARFPIKGGLAQHRGGTVRHDAVAWGYARGADSHGVDIIQNCEVTGFRIENGTCSGVETSRGFIGASKIGCAVAGSSSRLMSHANMRLPMESQVLQAFVTEGLKPVLPGVVTFGAGHFYVSQSDKGGLVFGGDLDGYNSYAQRGNLPVVEDVCEGGMAIFPALGRARLLRMWGGIMDMSMDGSPIIDRTHIDGLYFNGGWCYGGFKATPASGFCFAHLLARDAPHPTATAFRFDRFEKGLMIDEKGVGNQPNLH
- a CDS encoding substrate-binding domain-containing protein, producing MSLAPQTPWIKSSTAFSRTASQASHGKKKSQLPYRVAVMIPMCGAAGMWAPSCIASAEAAVKELNAQSGIDHRPVEMIVVDAAIEAERPCAIVIDDLIQTQMIDAIVGMHISAVRQMIARVLRGRIPFVYTPLYEGGEASPGVFTIGDTPARQLGPAIRYMSHRFKLKKWALIGNDYIWPRASHAYAKRYLQHHHHELVFERYLPFSSPEMARAVEALGKSGADGVLISLIGQDAVEFNRIFGAMDLHRKMFRLSCIVEENGLLASGAHNLDRLFSSASYFAALNTEENAQFRETYHNLHQHRAPMLNALGQSTYEGFHFLASMVAHRGEPWGLPGAATSPPIRYKSARHGVYRSNAGNGSSVYLARANGFVFDDFQHLS